The window tctctctctctctcttactttgCACCGCTCAGCCACAGTGTGCTGTCATTACCAGGAAATGGAGATATTTTAGGGCTCAGCTCTCTTTTATTTGGATTTTGTCCTTGTCTCTTGTTCTTGGGGGAGATGCTGACAAATCTAATTCCCTGTGCCAGAATTCGGAGTAAAAACCCCCGGCATTGTTTAAGGCCAACAAAAGAGTGCTTCATTTAACTCAATTTATTATGATTTCGTCTTTGTGTCAACAAATAGTAACACCGGCTTGGCAAATTGCTGCACAGGAAAGACGAAACCAAACCCGGGCTGTTTTTCTGAGCGTGTACAGTCATGTGGAAAACGCCTGATCCCCTCTGAAGTGAAATACTGACACATATTCCTGACATGTTGTAGTCGTGGTTGTAAAacttaaagaaaagaaaaacagatcatCAAAGCCAAGTTCTAAAAAGCTCTGCAAGGTTTGAAAAGATCTCCACAAGgaactgaaagaaaacactgtGAAGAAAATCATCTGCACGTGGTTCTGTCCAATAAGATGTCTCCTCTCGGGTCTCACTCTGCAGCTGACAAAATAAGACTGTTAAATATTATACACAACTTCTGCCTAGTTTATAGAAACACTGCAtgtgaagtgacaaaagcatggaacAACCGTGCAAGACTTTGAGGGACATCTACCTGAAACAGGTGATGCTGTGGTTGGTATATATCCAGTACATTACAGTTAAGATGTGGCGCAGTGCAGTGGTTCACAGGAAGAAGGTCAGCTGACAGACTGTTGCCCTATGGGCTCCAGCTCACTCAGAAACAGACCTGTCATCTCGCCACCATCCCCTTATCATCTGACTGCAAACAAGCCTATTTGCCTATGCCCTCCCCCCTTAGTGAGAAAtgatagaccccatatagggccctcaatgtatcccacaatgcatcattgTAAAGCAGTGTCCATCCGATGATCACTGCTTTTACcgatatgtcccatcatgcattgcacagacccGCTAACAGAACGGGAACAGAAGTGACATCGGAGGCAGAGtctgaaatgtctgaaaatgctttcaatgagttcactgtatggagccctacactgaactccacccatggggagtagggagtgatttcaaacacagcctTAGAATTCCCAAACTCATGTGTGTGGGTATGTAGGAGGAAGCCGGTGCACCCCGAGAAACTCCCTACATCACTGATAAGTCTTAAGCGCTCCATCTTTTTAGGAGATGAACTTCAAACCCAGTGTGAAGCATGGTTGTTTGCAGCTTGCAACATCAGATCCACCAAGGAATTAGACAACAGAATGCAGTTCCCACAATAAACTTAAATATCTTCCAAAATGATATTAATACACAACTCTGAGAAACACATTCATAGAAGGTGATTCTGCTACAGGAGGCAGTGCTGCCCTCTAGATACTATAGAAGAATGTTACATCCATTGTCTAAACGATGGAAAATCTTACAGCTCATCTTCATGAATGTACTAAACCCTCTGACTACAAACAGCTctacacacatgaaaacacctCCGAACACACCAGATGATTTTAAGAAGCAATCAAATTATAATTCAGGTGAGCATGTTCTATATAACTTCCCTAAACAGCCATCCCTCccactctcacactcactcagaaATAGACCTGTCATCCCGCCACCATCCCCTTATCATCTAACTGCTAACAAGCCTATTTGCCTGTGACTGACGTTGATGTGATCCCTAAAGCCCCGGGCTTGGCACCAGATCGCTCCTAAGCCAAATTAAGCCTCTGTCATGCCCACCCCCACCTTCAGTCTAGAGCTACCCCTTGCCATGGGAACCCTAAATCTTTAATGACGATGGAGAGCCCTGCGAGCTCCCACGATACAAAAGCGATGACATCTGTCTCTGTAAGTGCTGCACTCCAGAGCAACCCCATTTGTTCCATCTCCACTTCTTGAAAAGGAATCAAATATAAAAAGTTGAGGGAGGGCGGAGGCTGCtaaaagaggaaggaggatgTGGAGCTAAGGAGGTTAAAACAAAGATCCTTTCTTTCTGAGGTTTATTCCCGTGCCAGTGGTCCCTAAATGTTCAAAGAAGGTGTTAAAAGAGCCTCggctcccttttttttttcttgcagcgGTGCCTTGGCTACAGCCCACCTGCTCACAACTACTTCCAAGTCAACCGAGACCCCCCACCACTGAATTTAACTCCTGAAGAGTCAAACGTCTCTGTGAACCTTCTGACCTCTGTTACCTTTTATTTTCACAGTTTATTCTTTGTTGCTTTAAAACTGATTCTTTCAATTTTATCAGTTCTCAAcaactgtttgttttaaaacatttagcTAAGCACACTTAATATTTATAAATTCGACCTAttaatattgttatttttattgttattattattaaaacagaGATTGCGtcctaaaaaataataatagttaGTATAAACCATGGGATTTTTCAATTTAGCCGGCGTTAATTCAAACCTTTTTGAACAGGCACTGTTGCGGACATCTTTGACTGTGCTCGGGGTCCTTCTAGCAGCAGAAGAAAGATGGCGGCCTCCATGCTGTGTAGGAGGACGGCAGCGACGTATAGGACTTTAAATGGAATTTCATCCTCTAACGCTGTACTTTCTCTGAACTCTCGGTGCGGGTTTCTGTTGCAGACAGCGTCCTACAACCCCAAACCTCTGAAGCTGAACCTCGGGGAGTCTTACATTCCCGACAAGAACAGCGAGAAGACGCCGGAGTGGCAGAAGACGGCTCGCTATGACCGGAAGCTGTTCGGCCGTTACGGCTCAGCATCGGGCATCGACCCTGCCTCATTGTGGCCCTCTAAAGAGCAGCTGGACAGAATTATTGCAGAGGAAAGAGAGTGGAATCCTCCGTTAGAGGTGATGCTAAAGAACATAGAAgccagggagagggaggaaaccGAAAAACGACTGGCAAAGTAAGTCTATTTGCATGCTATTTAGCTAACATGGATGTGCCCATCATCGGACAGCTAGCTTAATAACCCCGGTTTACACCTGTCATTGCAGGTTTACTTTGTGTTTGCAACTGGAAAATTCACCTATGACAATGACAATATTTTAATTGTGAGCGCACTTACTTACACGTGGATTTTGTGCCAGGTAGCTACAGtttgagcctctgttgtgatgACGTACAGAGTCACGACTATGACACCCCCGGTATTTAGATTGATCTTTAACTTTGTCGTAAGTTTGAGTCAAACTCTACCAAACTAATAAAagcaaacttaaaaaaataatccatgATCATTTAGGCTAAACGACACAGCTCAGGCTAACAAGGTTTCTGCCACTTACGGTTTCTGCTGAGGTGAGTAACTTTCCCAGGTGCAGGTGGATCGTCGCGCTCTTCTGACGTCACGCTACCTCTCTGCAGGAGTAGCCGCCATCTTTTGTAAACTTTGTGACAGGGAGCAACCAGGGTTTAGGTGGtttagcgccacctactgtgaTAACGAACCTAAAGTGCTGCGTTATTATTAGAGGCAGAGATAAACAAGTTTTTTTCTGAAACGTATACATTTGAATACAGTCTTAATTTGTAGAAATTTTATGTAAATGCATTCATTTCTTGAGCTGGACTGACCTTTAACCCACAATCACTGCAATGCACGTCACTGTCTGTCATGCTAATGGCTCCTTTTACCTCTGCAGAGAGAAAATCATTGCAGACAACATGGCCAAGATGCCCAAGATGGTCGAGGACTGGCGCAGACAAAAGCGGGAAGCCAAGCAAAAGCAAAAGGAGGAGAAGACCCGACGTACGTGGCTGCTGGCCCAGGCCAAGGAACGTTTCGGCTTTGCCGTGGATCCCCGCAGCCCAAAGTTTTTGGAAATGGTCGCCGAAAtagaaaaggaggagaagatgaggaagaagctGATCAAACGGAGAatgaaagaggagaagatggcGGCCCCCATCACGCCGCCTGCTGCTTCGTCATAGTCTTGGACGGAGTCATTTTAGACTGTTGATCCTTGGcaacaaaactaaaataaataatatttgtaCAGACTACATTTGATGTAAAATACATTCTAAAGAATGGATGTGATTCATGAGTACACTTTATTTATGCAAAAATAATGTTCACACTGTGCACACCCCTGATCAGCACACTGGAATCAAACACACCAAGGTGAAGGTGGACAGCAGTGAGTTCACTCCTTgtagctgtgctgtgtttgtacacatttccactgcacagacacacacacggggcGCCGCATGCAACACTGGCTGCAGGTCGTAAACGTCTTCAggccagataaaaaaaaaaaaacatctactgGATGTTTCTGCAGCCGCATGTGAAATACCATGAATTTCTGAACACCTAATAAAATGTTCCTACaaattaattatatatatataatcaaatCTTTTTAGTTATAATACATTTCATGAAGTCTTGGAATttattacattaaatatttCCAGTGAAATCAGTTGTTAAAATTTAGTGTGTAATTATTAAcgtaaaaattaaataaagtggCCGCTgcgtgtttatatttatatgtacacacactcaaGTCTGTGTTAAAGCTGAATTCAAGGTCCATTTGAAAGGAAACTGTGAGAAAATACTAGACAATGGTGTTCAGCTTAACCCTGAGAGTCCAGCAGGAGGGACGGTCCAGTCACAGGTGGGTGTCCTCGTCCTCAGCGGGGTCGGCCTTCAGTTTGGCCAGAGTAGCGTGAATCCTAAACTGAGTACGAGACTCCATTGAGTAATCTTTGTAGTTGTGTctgcaaaaaaaaggagaaaaccACCAGAGTGCAGCGACATCTTATTATCTGGGATGTCAGAAAGTACAAATGACAAAACAGCAACTGTTTTATTGCTGCCACTTCATCCGAACCCCACTGACTTCAAAATATTGGTGTTTACAGAAGCTGAGAGCGACCTCTAGTGTTCATGAGCtgacttaaaaaaaaggaaaccagAACCTGAAGCTTTTGTAACACAATCATACTCACCACTAAAGTAAAGACGTTCCATTTGTGAAgttacaaataaatatataaaagtaATAAAGTACATTTGTGTTAATATTAATTGTGTTACCAAAGTGCGTTATTTTAGTATGAGTAGGAGTGGAACTTTTTAAAATAAGTATATGAAGCTATAGccagttagcctagcttagcatggaGAGTGAACATGTGAGAGATTTGACTTTTAACGCTCACTAATTACATTCTGAGTACTTTACATTCCAGATGTTTCAAGTCTTTCTGCAGTGCTAAGCGAACCATGTAAACCATGTGtactctgtgctgctgttcaaCCAAACTTCAGTTTTTACcttaataaatacaatataaatcTGCATTGCTGTACAGAGCGGGGAAGCTAGCTCACATACCGAAACATTCTCAAACGGTTGCATTAAAAATCCAAGATGATCTATGCTGAACCTTAAAGGTAGGaggtttccttctgatgcactttgtgttaaattagtgtaacttctctttacaatccgatagcaaccgattagttcggcagtttctcattaaaacgaagaatataaATCATCCGAAgctataaaacaaaaacatcatcaatcctccgggtggaccctgtaggagtattggctggttgtcactctcttcctgctctgcgcgcaccagcgCTATGAAAACATGATCGCTGCCTCACAATctaatacatttacacacatgcagtgctCATGTAAAACTGACTTACTTGGCCTTGTGCAGAAGTTTAATCGCTTCTTCCCTTCTACCTTGATCGATATAGAGCAGGCTAAGCTCCACCTGTGAGTTGggcaccaggtagtgatcaaaCCTGATCTTCTTTTCACTGCGAACACACAGAAGGGGTTAAATATTTCTACAGAACGGTGTGTcgattcatttttcattttgccaGCGCTGCTCCTGCCACGCTGACATCATACAGCTCACCTGGAACACACTTTGTTGAAGCActcctctgcagcctgcaggagaCCTTGGTTCTTCAAACACAGACCCTTCAGCATGTGCAGCAAACAGCGGTCGTCCACCGCGTACTCGTtcactgcaggaggaaaaacaagacACCCTCTAAAGCAACATGAGGAGTTTATAAGTCTGGGTGTTTGGAGAAGCTGCATTACCAGGAGACTCCAGCAGGGTGCGCTCTGCCTCCACCAACGTCTGCATCATGCCTTCAGTCAGCTCTGGACATTTGCTGATCATACTAAAACCGTTCCACATGTACATCATCTCCTGTGATGACACAAGCTGTTAGCTGTGTGTTAGCTGTTAACATGCTcgaacacagtgtgtgtgtgtgtttaccagcaCTGGTACTGGCAGTCTGACCGGACAGGCAGCCTTATAGCGTCTGGCTTTACGAATCGCAAACTTCTCTGTAGGAGGAGACTTCCCTGCGATCTTCTGCTTGAAGGTTGGCACTTGTCTGAAGAGTTCCACCTCGTCCTCCCCGAAGGGTCGGGCCTCTTCCTTTGGCAGCATGCTTAGGTAAGCAGCTTTCATGTACACATACATTGCCTAGGAGAAAGACGACCAGAATGTATTGATTGATTCCCGAGGAGGAGTCTTCTCCGTCCTTCTCGCTCTGTACCTTGGACCAGCGGCTCTCCTGACTCAGCAGGTCTGCGTAGAAGTACGCCATCTTCCACGCGCGTTTATAGGTGAAGCACCACATCAGCTCCCAGTAGCACATGTGGTGGAACTGCTTCCACGTCTGCTGGGCCTTGCAGCCATCTTCAAAGAGCGCCACTGCCTGGACACACAGTGAGGCGCTGTTATTTTGCTCATTGGCAATGAtattgccatggtaaccacagTATTTTATGACACTGAGTGTCTATATAGATTTTCTTAGACACACCTCGTCAATGTTGCCTTTGATTTCCTCAGTTCTGCCGGCAAAGAAGAGGAATATCGCTCCctggacagaaaaaacaaacaaaaactaattACATCGCAGCACATACAGTGTGTTTAACCAAGTTATGTCCATTTGTGGTGAGGTACACGCTGTGAGAGCGCTCGGAGTTTGTTCTCTGGGATGGGCTGGCATGTGGGGAGAGGCGGAGTGGGAACAGGGATCATGAATTTACAGGAATGTGAGTCAGAGAGCAGCACGTGAGTGCAGGAGGGACGGAGTGTGTAGAAGGTGGAGTGACCATCAAATCAATGCAATCAGGGTGTGTGAGAAACAAGCAGAAAATATGTGGATGTAAGGAACAATAGAAACAACAGAACTCACTGACGACAAGGATCTTTCACTTCATTCAGACCCTGTTTCCACACACAGGGCATCTGTAAAAACGAAGACTGTTCCTTCGTTTGtccctttcatttacacataaacagagtttttGCCTGATTCTTTCTGAAAACACCGTAATCgtgtttcaatgtgaactgacaaaaacggagaAAAATGGAGTTTGCGGCAGTTTGCGTGTACGTTCTtgcgacctttttttgtgtagtacggctgtcAGAGCAGGTTCAGCAATGCTGGAACAACTTcctacacagagagaaagactgCGTCCATgtggcttctgattggcttgcacagctctccttcttcctacactgccacccacaggcctggagtAGTCATGGCGGCTCTTGGGAGCGTTGACATGCACAAAGTTCTTTTGGAAGGAAATATATTCATTTTTCAAAacacccggctatgtgtaaacgtaGCCTCATATTCTGTgttaaattacaaaacaaaaatcctCATGTGGGAAAAATTCAGTAACAAACCCTCGTGTGGGACAGCGACTCACCTGTGGGTAACGGAGACGGAAAGGTTTCAGCAATCTTTCAGCTTCAGCCACCTCTCCCTCACCCGTACCTGAGAGGAagtataaaaaatacaaatcttAATATGATAAAGTACCGTATGatgacagtcagagacggtctgtgacccccccccctctctgatGCATGGACCAGGTACAGCACTACCTAGTATGAAGGTGAGGAAGGTGTagtagcagagcagcagcagagcgcaCAGCATGGAGCGCAGGTTCACGCCTGTGGCACCATCACGTAGCAGAGACAGGCCGTACTCCTGAAACAGGGCGGCACAGGCAGAGAACATCCATGACGGTGTAACAGGAGTGGAGCAGGtgaatgtgtgtggtgtgtaatCGCACCTTGTCTCCGGAAAAACCCGCAAACTCCAAAACTTTGAGTATCCGtggaggaaacagagagagggtcTGCAGGAGAGGTTTTAATGTAAGTTTTAAGTTTTAATGTACGACAACGCAGTCACAACTTGTGCAAGCGCACACACCATATGTGTGACATACCAGGTTAAACGCCCCTACTCCAAAGGATATTCCTCCCTCTAGGTGGACGTGGCTGGCTCCTTTGTGGCAGCTGTGTGACTTTATGAAGGAGTGCAGCTCTCTGGATGATAGAGGACAGATTAACATGTGACAACAACGTGATTAAAAGAGgcatgacacaaacacacagaagcctTTATTCAACTCATCCATCGCAGGCCACCAACTTATCAATCAGCCAACACAAAGCATGTTCCCATTGATCACTTACTTGTAAATCAGGTAACTGTTCCGCACTTTGATGCCTCCTTTGATAAAACTCACCATGTTCTCGTCCTGCAGAGAATCAGATTAAAAACGGAGACACGGCAGCCATGTTACCCGGGTTCATATCTGTGAAAACTGGTTGTGCGGTTGCTCGGTGCACTCAGGTGACATCAGGTCACACAGCACATGGTGTTTTAATAAGCAGAGAAGCTTACTGCACCTGCAGGAAGGTGAGCGCAGCTCTCTGGAGTTGACACTCGGCGTAAC of the Parambassis ranga chromosome 8, fParRan2.1, whole genome shotgun sequence genome contains:
- the gadd45gip1 gene encoding growth arrest and DNA damage-inducible proteins-interacting protein 1 encodes the protein MAASMLCRRTAATYRTLNGISSSNAVLSLNSRCGFLLQTASYNPKPLKLNLGESYIPDKNSEKTPEWQKTARYDRKLFGRYGSASGIDPASLWPSKEQLDRIIAEEREWNPPLEVMLKNIEAREREETEKRLAKEKIIADNMAKMPKMVEDWRRQKREAKQKQKEEKTRRTWLLAQAKERFGFAVDPRSPKFLEMVAEIEKEEKMRKKLIKRRMKEEKMAAPITPPAASS
- the LOC114440184 gene encoding tetratricopeptide repeat protein 39A isoform X1: MSNGKNANAAQNSTQMTLKECLDDCMEALDLFLNNHFTESLERLRPRVNESMYHALIYATVLEMQAMMTFQHEDISNAGNTMKSAQEVCQRFRRKSQSVTNKSESLSEVQLHAEVCYAECQLQRAALTFLQDENMVSFIKGGIKVRNSYLIYKELHSFIKSHSCHKGASHVHLEGGISFGVGAFNLTLSLFPPRILKVLEFAGFSGDKEYGLSLLRDGATGVNLRSMLCALLLLCYYTFLTFILGSTGEGEVAEAERLLKPFRLRYPQGAIFLFFAGRTEEIKGNIDEAVALFEDGCKAQQTWKQFHHMCYWELMWCFTYKRAWKMAYFYADLLSQESRWSKAMYVYMKAAYLSMLPKEEARPFGEDEVELFRQVPTFKQKIAGKSPPTEKFAIRKARRYKAACPVRLPVPVLEMMYMWNGFSMISKCPELTEGMMQTLVEAERTLLESPVNEYAVDDRCLLHMLKGLCLKNQGLLQAAEECFNKVCSSEKKIRFDHYLVPNSQVELSLLYIDQGRREEAIKLLHKAKHNYKDYSMESRTQFRIHATLAKLKADPAEDEDTHL
- the LOC114440184 gene encoding tetratricopeptide repeat protein 39A isoform X2, with the translated sequence MSNGKNANAAQNSTQMTLKECLDDCMEALDLFLNNHFTESLERLRPRVNESMYHALIYATVLEMQAMMTFQHEDISNAGNTMKSAQEVCQRFRRKSQSVTNKSESLSEVQLHAEVCYAECQLQRAALTFLQDENMVSFIKGGIKVRNSYLIYKELHSFIKSHSCHKGASHVHLEGGISFGVGAFNLTLSLFPPRILKVLEFAGFSGDKEYGLSLLRDGATGVNLRSMLCALLLLCYYTFLTFILGTGEGEVAEAERLLKPFRLRYPQGAIFLFFAGRTEEIKGNIDEAVALFEDGCKAQQTWKQFHHMCYWELMWCFTYKRAWKMAYFYADLLSQESRWSKAMYVYMKAAYLSMLPKEEARPFGEDEVELFRQVPTFKQKIAGKSPPTEKFAIRKARRYKAACPVRLPVPVLEMMYMWNGFSMISKCPELTEGMMQTLVEAERTLLESPVNEYAVDDRCLLHMLKGLCLKNQGLLQAAEECFNKVCSSEKKIRFDHYLVPNSQVELSLLYIDQGRREEAIKLLHKAKHNYKDYSMESRTQFRIHATLAKLKADPAEDEDTHL
- the LOC114440184 gene encoding tetratricopeptide repeat protein 39A isoform X3 translates to MVSFIKGGIKVRNSYLIYKELHSFIKSHSCHKGASHVHLEGGISFGVGAFNLTLSLFPPRILKVLEFAGFSGDKEYGLSLLRDGATGVNLRSMLCALLLLCYYTFLTFILGSTGEGEVAEAERLLKPFRLRYPQGAIFLFFAGRTEEIKGNIDEAVALFEDGCKAQQTWKQFHHMCYWELMWCFTYKRAWKMAYFYADLLSQESRWSKAMYVYMKAAYLSMLPKEEARPFGEDEVELFRQVPTFKQKIAGKSPPTEKFAIRKARRYKAACPVRLPVPVLEMMYMWNGFSMISKCPELTEGMMQTLVEAERTLLESPVNEYAVDDRCLLHMLKGLCLKNQGLLQAAEECFNKVCSSEKKIRFDHYLVPNSQVELSLLYIDQGRREEAIKLLHKAKHNYKDYSMESRTQFRIHATLAKLKADPAEDEDTHL